A window of Patescibacteria group bacterium contains these coding sequences:
- a CDS encoding vitamin B12-dependent ribonucleotide reductase produces MALKLSDNSLKVLEKRYLKKDENGKVVETPQEMFTRVAKAIAAADRLYRKTEDDVAALEHKFFEMMENLEFMPNSPTLMNAGRDLSQLSACFVLPIEDSMDSIFDSIKFTALIHKSGGGTGFSFSRLRARSSTVRSTGGIASGPVSFMKVFDAATQAVKQGGTRRGANMGILRVDHPDIMDFIVCKENDKEINNFNISVAVTEDFMRKVTKDEEYDLIDPNTHKAVHRLKAKEVFELMVKMAHKNGEPGIIFIDRINNNNPTPQLGKIESTNPCGEQPLLPFESCNLGSINLYALLKKADGKLEIDWDRLKEIVHLSVHFLDNVIDVNKYPLPQIDKMTKQTRKIGLGIMGWSSALAKMMVPYDSEEAIALAEKVMSFIQAEARKESLDLARARGTFPAYKGSIFEASNLRLRNATLTTIAPTGTISIIAGPCSSGIEPMFALCYQRANVLDNDKMMEVEPAFREVMEEKGLYTRKLMEKIAEKGSVQEMKEVPAEVRRAFVTSHDITPEWHIKMQAIFQKYTDNAVSKTINFHEDASIDDVRHAYMLAYEMGCKGLTIYRDNSRSEQVLSVGTKDTAKKEGKVAEGKIGPRPRPEVVMGTTTKVSTGCGNLYVTINTDENSRPFEVFMSMGKAGGCAASQLEAIGRLVSLALRSSVDVKVIIEQLRSIRCPSPSWEKGCRIFSCADAIARVIERRLVNDKIETKVEAKVAAAVDQMSEELYSQVSKSEEQLERHITGNIVGVCPDCGGVVRHEEGCVKCSACGYTKC; encoded by the coding sequence ATGGCGCTAAAGCTTTCCGATAATTCTCTCAAAGTCCTCGAAAAACGCTACCTTAAAAAAGACGAAAACGGCAAGGTCGTTGAGACCCCCCAGGAGATGTTCACCCGCGTGGCCAAGGCGATCGCGGCCGCCGACCGCCTCTACCGCAAGACCGAGGACGATGTCGCCGCCCTGGAACACAAATTTTTCGAGATGATGGAAAACCTGGAGTTCATGCCGAACTCCCCGACCCTGATGAACGCGGGCCGCGACCTTTCCCAGCTCTCCGCCTGTTTTGTCCTGCCTATCGAAGATTCGATGGACAGCATTTTCGATTCCATCAAGTTCACCGCGCTCATCCACAAGTCGGGCGGCGGCACGGGATTTTCTTTTTCGCGCCTGCGGGCGCGTTCTTCGACCGTCCGTTCCACGGGCGGCATCGCCTCAGGCCCTGTTTCTTTCATGAAAGTCTTTGACGCCGCCACCCAGGCGGTCAAGCAGGGCGGCACCAGGCGCGGCGCCAACATGGGTATCCTGCGCGTGGACCATCCGGACATCATGGATTTCATCGTCTGCAAAGAAAACGACAAAGAGATCAATAATTTCAACATCTCCGTCGCCGTGACCGAAGATTTCATGCGCAAGGTCACGAAAGACGAAGAATACGACCTGATCGACCCCAACACCCACAAGGCCGTCCACCGGCTCAAGGCCAAAGAGGTCTTCGAGCTTATGGTCAAGATGGCCCACAAGAACGGCGAACCCGGCATCATCTTTATCGACCGCATCAACAACAACAATCCCACGCCGCAATTAGGCAAGATAGAATCCACCAACCCCTGCGGCGAACAGCCGCTCCTGCCGTTCGAGAGCTGCAACCTCGGCTCCATCAACCTCTACGCGCTCCTGAAGAAGGCAGACGGCAAGCTCGAGATCGATTGGGACAGGCTCAAAGAGATCGTCCATCTTTCCGTTCACTTCCTGGACAACGTCATCGACGTCAACAAGTATCCGCTTCCCCAGATCGACAAGATGACCAAGCAGACCCGCAAGATCGGCTTAGGGATCATGGGCTGGTCGAGCGCCCTGGCCAAGATGATGGTCCCGTATGATTCCGAGGAGGCGATCGCCCTGGCTGAAAAGGTCATGTCTTTCATCCAGGCCGAGGCCCGCAAGGAGTCTTTGGACCTGGCGCGCGCCCGCGGCACCTTCCCGGCGTATAAGGGCAGCATTTTTGAGGCGAGCAACCTGCGCCTGCGCAACGCGACGCTCACCACCATCGCGCCCACAGGCACGATCTCGATCATCGCCGGGCCGTGCTCTTCCGGCATCGAGCCGATGTTCGCGCTCTGTTACCAGCGCGCCAACGTCCTGGACAACGACAAGATGATGGAGGTCGAGCCCGCGTTCAGGGAAGTGATGGAGGAGAAGGGGCTTTACACGCGCAAGCTCATGGAGAAGATCGCCGAGAAAGGCTCTGTCCAGGAGATGAAAGAGGTCCCGGCCGAGGTCCGCCGCGCGTTCGTGACGTCCCACGATATCACGCCCGAATGGCACATCAAGATGCAGGCCATCTTCCAGAAATACACGGACAACGCCGTTTCCAAGACCATCAACTTCCACGAAGACGCGTCGATCGACGACGTGCGCCATGCCTATATGCTCGCCTACGAAATGGGCTGCAAGGGCCTGACCATCTATCGCGATAACAGCCGCAGCGAGCAGGTCTTGAGCGTCGGCACGAAAGATACGGCGAAGAAGGAAGGCAAGGTCGCCGAAGGCAAAATAGGCCCCAGGCCCAGGCCCGAAGTCGTCATGGGCACGACGACCAAGGTGTCCACAGGCTGCGGCAACCTGTATGTCACGATCAATACGGACGAGAACAGCCGTCCGTTCGAAGTCTTTATGTCGATGGGCAAGGCAGGCGGATGCGCGGCCTCCCAGCTGGAAGCCATCGGTCGCCTGGTGTCCCTGGCGCTGCGTTCCAGCGTTGACGTCAAGGTCATCATCGAACAGCTCCGCTCCATCCGCTGCCCGTCCCCATCGTGGGAAAAGGGTTGTCGTATCTTCTCCTGCGCGGACGCCATCGCCCGCGTCATCGAAAGAAGGCTGGTGAACGACAAGATCGAGACCAAGGTCGAAGCCAAGGTTGCTGCCGCGGTCGACCAGATGAGCGAAGAGCTCTACAGCCAGGTTTCCAAGAGTGAAGAACAGCTTGAGCGCCATATCACCGGCAACATCGTCGGCGTCTGTCCCGATTGCGGCGGCGTTGTGCGGCACGAAGAAGGTTGTGTCAAGTGTTCTGCGTGCGGATACACGAAATGTTAA